TGATACAGTAAGGTGTTCCTATGGAGTCCTGTCTTAGGTATCTTTTTCCGATGCTTCCTGATTCATCGTATTGTATTATTAGTCCTTGTTCTAGTAATTCTTGTTTTATTTTGTGTGCTAATTTTTGTAATGGTTCTTTTTTTATTAGAGGTAGTATCGATGCTTTTACTGGTGCCACGTTTTTTGGTAATCTTAGTTTGGGTTTTCCTGCTTCTATTTCTTGTTTGTTATATGCTAGGTCTAATAATGCTAATAATACTCTGTTTGGTCCTATTGCTATTTCTAGTATGTGTGGTGTTTCTTTTTTGTTTGTTTCAGGATTTAATGCTTGTAATTCTTTACCTGAATGTTTTGAGTGTACTTTTAAATCGTAATCTGTTCTGTCGTGGCAACCGCATAGTTCTATCCATCCGTAGCTCTTGAAATTCATTTCTAAGTCCCATGCATCTTCTGCGTAAAATGACATTTTTTCAGGTAAGTGTTGTTTGAATCTTATATTTTCTTTTGGAATGCCAAATTCTTCAAATAATGCTTGTGTAAATCCTAGTGTCCATGCGTATGCTTTGTTTTTTAGTATTTTTTTATTTATTGCGTCTTTTAATTTTATTTTTTGATATTCTTTGTTTTCTTTTTGTGTTTTTGCTGATAGCAAGTTTAGTTCTTTTTCTTCATAATCTTTGAATTGTTCAAATTCTTGTTTTTGGTCTTTGAATAAGAATATTTGTGCTTCTGCTTGTGTAAATTCACGAGTTCTTAGTAAGTGTTGGCGAGGACTTATTTCGTTTCTGTATGCGTTTCCTATTTGGAAT
The nucleotide sequence above comes from Candidatus Woesearchaeota archaeon. Encoded proteins:
- the glyS gene encoding glycine--tRNA ligase, with translation MNKKESQKAREELMSFISEKGFVHGPSPEIYDGGVSGFYDFGPLGKTLKNNIENTIRKFFQKLMFYEVECPIVTPKKVWEASGHLGNFSDPLVECEKCKNIYRADNLIEETHNVDGDSFTEKQLEEFFKENEINCPTCKTRLPPKIEKHMLMLKTKIGLNQEMYNRPETATTTYLPFLNYLRFYRDKLPFGIFQIGNAYRNEISPRQHLLRTREFTQAEAQIFLFKDQKQEFEQFKDYEEKELNLLSAKTQKENKEYQKIKLKDAINKKILKNKAYAWTLGFTQALFEEFGIPKENIRFKQHLPEKMSFYAEDAWDLEMNFKSYGWIELCGCHDRTDYDLKVHSKHSGKELQALNPETNKKETPHILEIAIGPNRVLLALLDLAYNKQEIEAGKPKLRLPKNVAPVKASILPLIKKEPLQKLAHKIKQELLEQGLIIQYDESGSIGKRYLRQDSIGTPYCITIDFETIETGNNKNTVTIRERDSEEQKRIKIENIQEYLLNNLK